GCgctcgcggcggcggcgcgcgcggcgctcTCGGGCCTGTACATAGACAATGGTATTGACCAGACGATCATCCACCACTCGATGACGAAGCACGAGCGGCTGGTGGTGGAGCACGAGATCCTGGACCTGCTGGGGCTGGGGTCGcggccgcggcgcgcgcgcgcccccCCCGCGCGCTCCGCGGCGCCCAGCTTCCTGCTGGACGTGTACAAGCAGCTGGCGGAGGAGCCCGAGCAGGCGCGACCGACCCGCTCCTCCGAGCTCGCGCTGAGCGGCGACGAGCAGCAGGCCATCGACCAGAGCGACCTCATTATGACATTTcaaagtaaaagtaagtaaatcaaATGATTAGTTTGGTGGTGAAAATCTAAATACCAATGATCTTCCTTTATTAGAGGTCCTAATTTCTTAGGAAAATTTATCTGTTCGAAAACAATTCAATAGATACATTCCTTAATAGGTAGGCAGTTGTTGTTACAATGATGTTAGTATAGCGCTGTCTCAGCATTCCGTACCTTCCTATCTAAGCAATGACCGGTTTTGTTTGACGTTCGCGCGGGTAATGAAATTAACAGGTTTTGTAGTAGCCACGGCAGACACACAGGCATGTGCTGCGTGCATCTTTATTAGCTAAATCAATTTAAGTAGGTTGACTAGATCCATACCAAGACTTGCAATTTAAGGTCTTGAAGAAATCTTACTGCCCAATTAAGTAACATGCTTAAACTATATGACAGATAGGACCTTATAGtgcaagccagagatgagaGACAGAGCTTCTCCATTGCAATAAAATGGGGGGCATAAAGATCGCATCGGGCcttaaaaacattaataaataaaaaaatatctagtTACTTatcttaaaattttatcatgGATTATTCTATAGTGGCTGGTGTAGGTAAAAGCCGTAAGATCTGGCCCGAAACGTGATGATGAATATCCGACTTCATCATCATATTTTAGACGGAAAATGAGCGTTCTTATAAGTTTCacgtgtgtgtatgtgtgttcctatctgtctgtggtagcatAGCTcacaaacggctgaaccgattttcgtttgtttttttagggtCAAGGTGATAATACCTCGattgttcttagccatatataaacaaaatcggcttagccgttcaaacGTTCTGCGACTTTTAGTGCAGCATGCCGGgggttttaacgttggttattGTCAATCTACGGATCGCTAACCTTATCCAATGATGACGAGCACTCAAGGTGGTACACAGGTAGTCGAAGTTAAAGGGATGACtcagtaataaataatgtagtgTTGACCGCCTGCCGCCTTTGTTCCCAGCCAGTCACACCTCAACCAGTCACActgttactcgttgggaattttatgttcaaaaTTCCCATCAGTCCACACTCTGTTACTCGTTGAAACACCTTTTTCCTTCATTCCCAACGTGTCACATACAACTGTAACACTGTAACTAGTTGGgattataaaaatgaaaattccCAACAAGTCACAGTAACTTGTTGGGATTttccaccatagacaaaaccgattatagaatagaatagaatacactttatttgtacacccaaaaagattaataaaatacacaagttgtaacttaatttggaTGCGAAAAGCTAAATATCGCATCTAGttgcgtgctttgggagaggcctacgtccagcagtggactgctataggctaatgatgatgaacttaattagggtactagaggcggtcttatcactaaaagcgatctctgccagacaacctttggatggagggaataagAGATTAAGGTAGATGGCGATAGTGAAAACTCAAGTCTTTTGAGCCAATACAAGAGTCCAATGGATCTGAATTCCACCATATGCGATAACTTATAACTACTACATGGCTGTTATGCAAAATAGTAATATTAAGTGTTTAAGTTTTCCGAATCGGTGTTGGTCCCCAATTTTTTGCCACTATTTTAAGATCATCTGCATCTTCCGTCTATGTCCGAGGCGCGCccggtgtaagtacctaattatttcttcATGGTGGAGCAGAGCAGATATGAGTCGataatatcaaactgccataatGTCACCtccacgcaaaatttgggaaatgaaagttttcattttctctattattttatGGCTACTGCTGTACTACCCACCGACCCAGTATCAATCATTCATAGAAAtgtgaaaaagaaaaaaaagttttgattttataattcggttttgattttataattttattgttaactagtttaataaaacttatttgattgttcggaataattatttatattttcatactttttcGAGAAACGAAATAACGAGTAACGGGAGAACAGTTGGGAATTTTCTAATTCATTTTCCCATCCAGTTACAGAGGCTGGTTTGGAATTCAGAAATAAAGCattcccaacgagtaacaCTCCCATCGAGTAACACTGTGACTAGATGGCACACTTTTCATGAAGAATTCCCAACTGTATACAGTGTGACAGGTTTGATGTGTGACTCGATGGGAACAAAGGGCCTGCCGGCTCCTCTGACCGTACTTCAGGGTTTCTCtagcttaaataaaaaaaatcgaatGAGAGCTATCAAGCAATAGATAACTAAGTTTAATGTaaagagatagagtcgtggtttgCGCAGCAGCAACGCTCCGAAACTCGGTTTTTGTAAGGTAAAGTTACCCTCCTGGCGCCGAAGGCAATCTTGGATAATGGCATTATTATAACTATCTCATTCCTGTCTCTGTCTAGTCTACCGcttagtgtattttttatgtggtATGTCGTTGAGGACTATTGTTTTCCAGTTCCGTGAAGTCACCATTGGCAAGTTATTAAGGTAGAGTTTGACCGATTTTTAATACCCTAGTCCTTAAGACAcagacattttgaaaaaaggaaTGAACTGATTAAGTACTCGTAAGTACATGCTTTATTTTTGTTCCGGGTCAATAAAGCATTTTATGGACCTCCCTGTTAGCGGCACTGTGGGTGGTCAACTTCCAAGAAGCACTTTtaaaagaatattttaaagttttttttctaaaggATTAAGTAGATAAATTCACtatgtcattattattttttatttataagcatCAGTTATTATTCATATTCCTTAATTTGTTCGTTTATTTTAAAggaacaaatttaatttaattagaacGTGAATGAACGTCTTTGAGACAAACGTGTATGTTAAGGTTTTCTCCTGAAGGACTGTCCCACCgaagaatataataaagtgCCTACCTAGCATGCAACGTAATATACTTAACTGTTAGGGTACAATCTTTATTATATCCCTGATCTAAACCTAAACCTTTAATTAGAACATGATTCGCCTTTTAAGGTTCTTAGGCAGTATTTGAGATAAAGGCCTAAGTTAGGGTTGTCTCCTAATAATTCCGAGTTGAAAAGCAGGATTGTCCATCCGAACAACATAATTCTATCTGAACCAGCGACCATTTATACCATACTACCTACTAATGTATCGGGTTACTCAGACATGTATCTACCTATACATAACTACATAACTATCTACTATACGAGTTCGTATGTTTATAGAAATAGCACACCTGCTGATTGCGTAATTCATGCTAATTTAAATTGCAGTAGGTATCAGCGGAGCCTAACAATTTTGTGATTTTGATATCTAGACAATTTTGTGATTTTGATATCTACTTACCTTTtgatttatataggtaccacTACCTATGTAAGCATCATAATGCTTAATGTAATATTCATCGTAACGTAAGagctgtatacagggtgttggaaAAGTGGTATAATTAGTAAGCCGAGAGCTAATTCTGAACAATTAAATTTAcgacttttgtaaattcgcGACCTCTTttcagcttactatagtaaccacttttgcaacattctgtataaataagtaatttccAAAGAACTGCAATTTACGTCACCGTTGAAATTTGAACCTGCATCTTTAATTGTACCGCTCCACACCAGACTTCATCATCTCCACTAAAGCTATAGCTTATGGTTTATCATATCACTTTGGAAAATGGATTGGCTGGTGAACTATCGCTGACTGGGCAGAATACGCCGGACGTTTATAGTTAAGTTAGGAACATTTGATACGAAACTCAATACACTCTTTTCGTGCACTCTATCAATAACAGTGCTCATATCCAATTCCAGAGCACCACCTGGGCGCGCTACGGCACGGGCACGGGAGGCACGTGTGGTTCGAGGTGGCGGGCGCGCCGGGCGACGCCTCCGCGCTGCTGACGGCCGAGCTGCGGCTGCACCAGTCCTCCACGGCTACTGAGAACCCTGGCGAGCTGTACACGGTTGTGGTGCATCGGGTTATTAGTGTGGACTCTAAAGGGTAAGTAGGACAAGTAGGGTGGATAGACTTTCAGTTCTATGTTGTAGAATGTATAACCGAGCATTTCTTCGTCATCATGATCATGCAATATGTCATGATGTCATGATCGTCATATTATGACCTCCGACGGAAAAAGAgaagtgttataagtttatcgTGTCTGTGTAACGTAGCTCTCAAACGGGTACAACGATTttcgtttagtttttttcttaCAAGTAATTGGGTTATTAGACTTTTATCCCTCTTTCACATCTAATGCTTGAAGGAAATTTTTTACCGACTTACTTACTACCTTTTTTAATAACCTTCTATCTCCATTTCCCAGAGGCCTGCAGCTAGAGCGCGTGGTGGCCACCAACACGTCGGCCGGCGCGGAGGGCTGGCTGGAGCTGAACGTGACGGGCGCGCTGGGCGCCTGGCTCACCGCGCCCGCCGACAACCGCGGCTTCTTCGTCACCGTGCACCCGCACTCGCAGCCTGGTGAGACATTACATTGATAATAATAGTTGCAGATCGAGAGAACATaaggtacttaactatatcGTCACTTTTATCGTGATCAATCTGATTAACGATGCAGTAACGGTAATGGTTGATCTCATGCACGATGCTTTCCATCTATTTTTGAGGAGAAGCTCCGAGGAAAgttaataacatttaatacTTTGTGCTGGAGAACCCAGGGCAGATGTACGCACTTTGCAGCGTCTTTGGCCAAATAGCTTTGACTACATAGTAGGTAGTCTGTCCAACATTAGCATGTTCCTATAACAAATACCATTCAGTTTGAGTAAGGTGAGCATGGTTTTCATCCTTTCACATAACGCAGTACAGTATTTACCTACGATATAAAGCATCTCAATGCGTTCCATCAGAGTCTACAACAATAAAGAAGACACcttactaaaaatatacaaaatatttccaCAAATTCCAGAACGCAACGTGAAGCCAGAAGAAGTGGGCCTGGAGGAGCGTCGCGGCGTGGCGGCGGAGGGCAAGCAGCCGTTCGTGGTGGCGTTCTTCAAGGGCGGCCCGAGGCTCGGCGCCGCGGACCCCGGCCCCCGGCGCAAGCGCGAGGCACGGCGGTGGCGCAGCCAGGGGTATTCGGACAACTTTCTGAGGAATCCACTTAATGGTgaggcatattttttataattttaatgacaTCAATAATGACGAAGATTCATCAGGAGAATAGTCTGAAACAAAAGAAATCAAATGAAAAAGACTTTGTATTTCAAAAATTGCACACGAGCTTTGTTTCGCATAATCTAACAGCCTTCCTTCTATTTTAATGGAAAGCCGTCCAGCAGCAGTTTACATGCAATAATAACAAATATCCTTAGGTACCTTTTGTAAAACTTTCACTTTTATTTAGTTGTAGCGTATCAATATTGAaagtgtataaaataaattatctgtTCAATTTCAGATACTGCACACTGGACCACGAGGAGTTGTGAAATTCAAACTCTGTATGTCAGCTTCAAAGATCTGGAATGGCAGGTAATGAAACTTATGATTTTACTTCGATAGATATGTGTTTGATCGAAATATTCAGCCAGTAtgtcaaaaagaaaaaaaataatttcacgAAATTACGAACGGATTCTCTGCACCGGAGCTAGTTCTGACCACTGGACTAGAGCACCTGCCAATGCAAATCAGTAACCGACGTGTCTCCTTCACAGGACTGGATAATAGCGCCGGACGGCTACGGCGCGTTCTACTGCTCGGGCGAGTGCAACTTCCCGCTGAACGCGCACAAGAACGCCACCAACCACGCCATCGTGCAGACGCTCGTGCATCTGCTCAACCCCTCACAGGTATCATACATTgtatttcttctttttaaccccTGACGGAAaaaggtgttataagtttcaaGTGgatgtgtatctgtctgtgatAGCGTGCTTcgaaacggctgaaccgatattcgttttgttattttagggTCGTAGGTCGTAGGTAGGGTCTTTCTCGAGTGTTCTTGGCCATGTTTTATGATAATCGGTTCAGTTCAGTGTCAGTCAGTTAAAAATTTAGTtaggttatttatttcagcCAATATTCCATTCATCGATTGCACTCGCACACCTACCCTACTAGGGTGAACTAGAGGTTACAGCAATATaaaggtacttacatacatgcTCTATGCcagaaaagttacaatttta
This is a stretch of genomic DNA from Plutella xylostella chromosome 4, ilPluXylo3.1, whole genome shotgun sequence. It encodes these proteins:
- the LOC119694595 gene encoding protein 60A, which gives rise to MCALSAAWRCACVLALAAAARAALSGLYIDNGIDQTIIHHSMTKHERLVVEHEILDLLGLGSRPRRARAPPARSAAPSFLLDVYKQLAEEPEQARPTRSSELALSGDEQQAIDQSDLIMTFQSKKHHLGALRHGHGRHVWFEVAGAPGDASALLTAELRLHQSSTATENPGELYTVVVHRVISVDSKGGLQLERVVATNTSAGAEGWLELNVTGALGAWLTAPADNRGFFVTVHPHSQPERNVKPEEVGLEERRGVAAEGKQPFVVAFFKGGPRLGAADPGPRRKREARRWRSQGYSDNFLRNPLNDTAHWTTRSCEIQTLYVSFKDLEWQDWIIAPDGYGAFYCSGECNFPLNAHKNATNHAIVQTLVHLLNPSQVPKPSCAPIKLSPISVLYYTDDSNVILRKYKNMVVKSCGCH